In one window of Candidatus Zixiibacteriota bacterium DNA:
- a CDS encoding NAD(P)H-binding protein, with protein MANDDKTILVIGGTGMLGQPVVDMLDHFCFSLKIFSRSPDKAKKIFGKNFEIVKGDIGDSDSLKRAMSGCYGVHINLKGGPKPKDFDRIEHHGTKAIVSAAMEMGIKRITYLSGCSVARERCQHAMIKAKYDAEQAIINSGLEYSIFRAAWFMESLPLFIRDNQAAVLGKQPHKLHWLAAEDYAKMTAKSYMQDEAVNKVLTVFGPETYTMKEALEIFCKIAYPEAKVTNVPLGVLSFIAAIKFSKQLKEVLMIMKYFEQTGEYGNPSEADELLGSPQITLEKWSKAYKESMGA; from the coding sequence ATGGCTAATGATGATAAAACAATTTTGGTAATCGGCGGCACAGGCATGCTGGGACAGCCCGTTGTTGATATGCTTGACCATTTTTGTTTCTCGCTGAAAATCTTCAGCCGCAGTCCCGACAAAGCAAAAAAAATCTTCGGCAAAAATTTCGAGATTGTTAAAGGCGATATCGGCGACAGTGATTCATTGAAGAGGGCAATGTCGGGTTGTTATGGTGTGCATATAAACCTTAAAGGCGGACCAAAGCCAAAGGATTTCGATAGAATTGAACATCACGGAACAAAAGCAATAGTAAGTGCCGCTATGGAAATGGGCATTAAGAGAATAACTTATCTATCCGGCTGCAGTGTTGCCAGAGAACGCTGCCAACATGCCATGATTAAGGCAAAATATGATGCCGAGCAGGCAATTATCAACAGCGGCCTCGAATACTCGATTTTCAGGGCTGCCTGGTTTATGGAATCACTGCCGTTATTCATACGAGACAATCAAGCCGCAGTATTGGGGAAACAACCACACAAACTGCACTGGCTGGCCGCTGAGGATTATGCCAAAATGACGGCCAAATCATATATGCAAGACGAAGCTGTCAATAAGGTGTTGACTGTTTTTGGTCCGGAAACATATACTATGAAAGAGGCGCTGGAAATATTTTGCAAAATCGCCTATCCTGAAGCGAAAGTTACAAATGTGCCGCTTGGAGTTTTGTCGTTTATCGCTGCGATAAAATTTAGTAAGCAGTTGAAAGAGGTATTAATGATAATGAAATATTTCGAACAAACCGGCGAGTATGGCAACCCCTCGGAGGCTGATGAACTGCTTGGCAGCCCCCAGATAACGCTTGAGAAGTGGAGTAAGGCTTATAAGGAGAGTATGGGGGCGTAA